From a region of the Desulfomonilia bacterium genome:
- a CDS encoding sigma-54 dependent transcriptional regulator, with protein sequence MQKTLHNILIIDDEQNIRKTLGLFLESEGYKVRPAGGFREALEECRKNVFDLAFVDLRLGADSGLDLIPELLAASPWLKIVVITAYASIDTAVEAIKRGATDYIPKPFTPAQVKLTVDKIANLRTLEQNIESLKRDIGRMAPEFELSSRNPQMQKVIEIVKQVAPSDSTVLITGENGTGKSLIARAIHSLSSRAARPFAEISCPALSQELLESELFGHVKGAFTGAVKDNPGRIASCEGGTLFLDEVGDLPILIQPKLLRFIQEKSYERLGESITRKADIRLIAATNTDLELAVKEKRFREDLFYRINVISIEMPPLRKRAEDIIPLAEKLLSFFAAGNHHPGQHFSADALTALKDYSWPGNIRELRNAVERASILCRKDVVGIDCLPEKITGVKQAVQPGQKISLEKMEEMHIRGVLQSAKSLQEASDILGVDKATLWRKRKKYNI encoded by the coding sequence ATGCAGAAAACCCTGCACAACATTCTCATTATCGATGATGAACAGAACATCCGGAAGACCTTGGGATTGTTCCTTGAAAGCGAAGGGTACAAAGTCCGTCCGGCAGGCGGTTTCAGGGAAGCGCTTGAAGAATGCAGGAAAAATGTCTTTGATCTGGCGTTTGTCGATTTGAGGCTGGGTGCGGATTCGGGGCTTGACCTCATACCAGAACTGCTTGCCGCATCCCCCTGGCTAAAAATAGTGGTGATTACGGCATATGCATCCATAGATACCGCGGTTGAAGCCATAAAGCGCGGGGCCACCGACTATATTCCGAAACCCTTTACCCCTGCGCAGGTCAAACTTACGGTAGATAAAATCGCTAACCTGAGGACCCTCGAGCAGAATATCGAAAGCCTCAAGAGGGATATAGGCAGGATGGCCCCTGAGTTCGAGCTGTCTTCAAGAAATCCGCAGATGCAAAAAGTAATAGAGATAGTGAAACAGGTTGCGCCGAGCGATTCGACAGTACTCATTACCGGGGAAAACGGAACAGGAAAGAGCCTTATTGCCAGGGCGATACATTCCCTGAGTTCAAGAGCTGCCAGGCCTTTTGCCGAGATTTCCTGTCCGGCACTCTCTCAGGAGCTTCTGGAAAGCGAACTTTTCGGTCATGTGAAAGGCGCATTTACAGGCGCAGTCAAGGATAATCCGGGAAGAATTGCATCCTGTGAGGGAGGTACCCTTTTCCTTGATGAGGTAGGCGACCTTCCCATTCTTATTCAGCCCAAGCTTCTCAGGTTCATCCAGGAAAAATCCTATGAAAGGCTCGGGGAAAGTATAACCAGAAAGGCCGATATCAGGCTTATCGCGGCCACAAACACCGACCTTGAGCTTGCGGTTAAGGAGAAAAGGTTCAGAGAAGACCTGTTCTACAGGATAAACGTGATTTCGATAGAGATGCCGCCTTTGAGAAAACGCGCTGAAGACATCATTCCTCTGGCCGAAAAGCTGCTTTCATTCTTTGCAGCAGGCAATCATCATCCAGGACAGCATTTCTCCGCTGACGCCCTGACCGCTCTTAAAGACTATTCCTGGCCCGGCAATATCAGGGAATTGAGAAACGCCGTTGAAAGGGCGTCAATCCTGTGCAGGAAGGATGTCGTAGGAATCGATTGCCTGCCGGAAAAGATAACCGGAGTGAAACAGGCCGTTCAGCCGGGTCAGAAAATTTCACTGGAAAAGATGGAGGAAATGCACATAAGGGGCGTCCTTCAATCGGCGAAATCCCTTCAGGAGGCATCGGACATCCTGGGCGTCGATAAGGCCACACTCTGGCGAAAACGCAAAAAGTACAACATCTGA